TTTTGGTTATCTGTCAATGGAGACGCAGCCATATAGGTGGAACTATTCTGATCATTATAAAGAAGAGATGGGATTGGATATTATGAGAACGTTTCTTTTTTTCGAAAAATTAATTAATCCAGGAGAACTTGCAGAGATCAAGACTAGGACGAACAAGATTGAAGAAATGCTGTCTGTAAATAATAGAAGAAAAGTAAATATAGACCCTGGGTATCTCACATTACACAACGTAGTGCTTGCAACAACAAAAAATTACTCACACAGAATTTACATAGGCAAAGGAATATACGCAGAAACCACACTTATCTATAAAAAGGGCGAGACATATATTCCGTCAATATTCACATATTCAGATTATCAGAACGAAAAAACTGTTCAGATGTTTGAAAAAGCACGTGAATTAGTAAAAAAAGCATAAGGAAAATACTGGTCAATCACAGTAGAACCAGATTATCACGATGTATAACTTCATCAGAATATCTATAACCAAGTATTATTTCGATATCAGAGGTTTTCTTGCCTTTGATCTTTTTTATTTCTGATGAAGAATAGTTTGCTATGCCTTTAGCAATGCGTTTTTCGTTTTCATCAATACAATAAACAGCATCCCCTATTTCAAATTTACCGGTTACTGATAAAATCCCTGAAGGAAGAAGACTTTTACAATTTAAAACAAGCGCCTTAACAGCACCGGCATCAAGATTAATGCTGCCTTTTGCACGGCTTCCATCGACTATCCAATTTTTTTTCGCAGATCTCCTGCACTTTATCGGCGAAAATTCAGTGCCTTGCAATTCGCCTTTTACAACAGAGAGCATGATCCCTGCTTTTTTGCCATTAATTATATTTACAATAATTCCATTCTTAATAGCCATCTTTGCAGCAAGTATCTTTGAATACATTCCTCCTGTTCCCACGGCGCTGCCGGTACTGCCTGCTGTTTTTTCTATTTCTGCTGTGATTTTCTCTACCCTGTTAATCAGGACGGAATTAGCAGTTCTGTTTGGATCTGAAGAATAAAGTCCATCCACATCAGAAAGTATTATCAGTCTTTCAGCATCAGCCAGACCTGCAACTAAAGCAGCAAGGTTGTCGTTATCCCCGAATTTTATTTCGTCTGTTGCAACTGTGTCATTCTCGTTTATTATTGGAACAATAGCATATGAGATCAATGTTAGAAGTGTGTTCTTGGAATTAATATATCTTTTTCGATCTGCAATATCATCTCTTGTAAGAAGAACCTGAGCTACTTTCTTTCCTAAGTCTCCAAAACTTTTCTCATAAGCCCACATCAAACTACTCTGTCCAACTGCTGCCGCAGCCTGTTTGAGCTGTATGTCTTTTGGTTTTTCCTTTAACCCCAGCTTAAACATACCTGCAGCAACAGCCCCTGATGATACAATCATAACCTCATAGCCCATTTTTATAAGCTCAGCTATGTCGGCAGTAATGACCGAGATGCGTTTTGTATCCAAGCCATTATTCCCATCAGTAAGAATATTGCTTCCTATTTTTACAACGATTCTTTTCATTTGCAAAATTATACATCACATATGCACTAGTTGTCATCTGATATCAAAAATTAATAATTCAGACTGATTTCTTGAAATATTGAGATAATTAATTTAGTATAGACGATGATAAATATTATGCTTAAGAAGATTTTCGGAACAAAAAACGAGAGAGAACTAAAACGCCTTTGGCCTATAGTCGATCAAATTAACAAATTCGAACCAGTGATTACTACCTTAACAGACAACCACCTAAAAGATAAAACTTTTGAGTTCAGAAAGAAACTGGAGCTTGGCGCTTCTTTAGATGAAATCCTTCCTGAGGCATTTGCAGTTGTCAGAGAAGTCTCCAGCAGAACACTAAAGATGAGGCACTTCGATGTACAACTTCTCGGTGGGATAGTGCTTCACGAAGGCAAAATCTCAGAAATGAAAACAGGCGAAGGAAAAACGCTTGTGGCAACGCTCTCTGTTTATCTTAATGCACTCGAAGGCAGAGGAGTCCATGTTGTTACTGTAAATGATTACCTGGCAAGGAGAGATGCAAACTGGATGTCTCCGATATACAATTTTCTCGGCCTTAGCGTTGGAGTTATTGTGCATGGGCTCACAGACGAACAGAGACAGACTCAATACAATTCAGATATTACTTATGGCACAAACAATGAGTTCGGTTTTGATTATCTCAGAGATAACATGAAATATGATCTCTCTCAATATGTCCAGAGAGAGCTTAATTACGCAATAGTTGATGAGGTTGACAGCATCCTGATTGATGAAGCCAGAACTCCTCTTATTATCTCAGGGCCTTCTGAAGACTCAACTGACAAATATTATAAGATTGACAAGATAATACCAAGGCTTAAAAAAAATATCGATTACACAATTGATGAAAAAGCAAAGACAGCTATTCTTACTGAAGAAGGCAATATAAAAGTCGAAGGACTTCTTAATTCAGGCAATCTATATGACCCTGAAAACATAGAGTTGGTTCATCACGTTCTGCAGGGTTTAAAGGCTCATACGCTATTTAGGAAAGATGTAGATTATATCGTCAAGGACGGAGAAGTAGTCATAGTTGACGAGTTCACAGGAAGGCTTATGCCTGGAAGACGCTGGAGCGACGGCCTTCATCAGGCAATCGAAGCCAAAGAAAACGTTAAGATAGAAAGTGAAAATCAGACTCTTGCAACAATAACATTCCAGAATTATTTCAGAATGTATAACAAACTTGCAGGCATGACAGGCACTGCTGATACCGAGGCAGAGGAATTCAGCAAGATATACAATTTGGATGTTGCGGTTATACCGACAAACAAACAAATGATAAGAGCTGACTATCCAGACATGGTTTACAAATCAGAAAAAGGTAAATTCAACGCTGTAGTTAATGAGATTGCAGAATTGCACAAAAAAGGACAGCCTGTCTTGGTCGGCACAATCTCAATAGAAAAATCCGAGGTATTGAGCCAAATGCTGAAGAGAAAAGGAATCCCTCATTGTGTGCTTAATGCAAAATACCATGAGAAAGAGGCTGAGATAATAGCTCAGGCAGGCAGAAGCGGTTCTGTTACAATCGCAACAAACATGGCAGGACGAGGCACAGACATTATTTTAGGCGGAAACATTGAGGGGCTTGCAAAACAGCTTATCCTTGAGAAAAAAGATTACACAGATGAAGATTACAAAAATGCCTTACAGAAGGCAGCTGATATCTGCAGCATAGACAGGACTAATGTAGTGAATGCAGGAGGAGTCCATATTCTCGGAACTGAAAGGCATGAGTCAAGAAGAATTGATAACCAGCTCAGAGGCCGTTCAGGACGACAGGGTGACCCGGGTTCATCAAGGTTTTATTTATCACTTGAGGATGATCTCATGAGAATCTTCGGCTCAGACAGAATCTCGGGTATCATGACCAGATTGGGAATGGACGAAGACATGCCAATAGAAAACCGCATGGTAACAAGGGCTATAGAAAACGCACAAAAACGAGTTGAGGCTCACAACTTTGACCTAAGAAAACATTTAATAGAATATGATGATGTGATGAATAAACAGAGAACGGAAATATATTCCTTTAGAAAAGAACTGCTTCAAGGAACAGATTTAAAAGAAAGAATCCATACAATGATAGAGGATACCGTTGACGAGTTAGTGTTCATATACTGTCCTGACGAAGCTCATCCTGAGGAATGGGACACAAAAGGACTTCACGATGCAATTTACGGCACATTTTCGTTTTCATTTACTCTCGCTTCAAAAACAAAAGAAGAAGCGAGAGAATCTGTTATCTCTGCAATCAAACAGGCATACGAAAATAAAGAGTCAGAAATAGGAAACGAATTGATGCGGTATATTGAAAAGATGATACTGCTTCAGGTTGTTGATACTCAATGGAAAGATCATCTTCTAGGAATGGACCACCTCAAAGAAGGCATTGGGTTAAGAGGATATGGACAGAGAGATCCACTCACTGAATATAAAAAAGAAGCATTTGAAGTCTTTGCAGACATGACAGACAGAATTTCGACAGAAGCATTGAGCAGAATATTTAAGGTTCAGGTCAGCAAGGAGGAACCAATAAGAAAGATTTCAAGAAAGCAGGAATTGGTATATAATCAGGGTGATGGTTCAGGGACAAAACAGCCCTTGCAAAAAGGCAGAAAAGTCGGAAGAAACGATTCTTGCCCCTGTGGAAGCGGCAAAAAATTTAAAAAATGCTGTGGTATAAATGCCTAAACTATTTTTTATAGGACTAAGCTTCCCA
The nucleotide sequence above comes from Nitrospiraceae bacterium. Encoded proteins:
- a CDS encoding SEC-C domain-containing protein translates to MTDRISTEALSRIFKVQVSKEEPIRKISRKQELVYNQGDGSGTKQPLQKGRKVGRNDSCPCGSGKKFKKCCGINA
- a CDS encoding DUF4416 family protein, producing the protein MAKIKSPAPALLFCGILYSDETNFIESKELLIKLFGYLSMETQPYRWNYSDHYKEEMGLDIMRTFLFFEKLINPGELAEIKTRTNKIEEMLSVNNRRKVNIDPGYLTLHNVVLATTKNYSHRIYIGKGIYAETTLIYKKGETYIPSIFTYSDYQNEKTVQMFEKARELVKKA
- the proB gene encoding glutamate 5-kinase encodes the protein MKRIVVKIGSNILTDGNNGLDTKRISVITADIAELIKMGYEVMIVSSGAVAAGMFKLGLKEKPKDIQLKQAAAAVGQSSLMWAYEKSFGDLGKKVAQVLLTRDDIADRKRYINSKNTLLTLISYAIVPIINENDTVATDEIKFGDNDNLAALVAGLADAERLIILSDVDGLYSSDPNRTANSVLINRVEKITAEIEKTAGSTGSAVGTGGMYSKILAAKMAIKNGIIVNIINGKKAGIMLSVVKGELQGTEFSPIKCRRSAKKNWIVDGSRAKGSINLDAGAVKALVLNCKSLLPSGILSVTGKFEIGDAVYCIDENEKRIAKGIANYSSSEIKKIKGKKTSDIEIILGYRYSDEVIHRDNLVLL